In the Helianthus annuus cultivar XRQ/B chromosome 11, HanXRQr2.0-SUNRISE, whole genome shotgun sequence genome, one interval contains:
- the LOC110891455 gene encoding monosaccharide-sensing protein 1-like translates to MAISINPDVESNHENGNLSVDETNDNVKTPLLSLNSTSVDKDMIAPVSRSMLNTDQPSESNSVIGIGGGWQLAYTKTEDGKKAGGLQRIYLHQEGGAESRRGSIASLPVADDGDGVRASALVSRSVLCLDDTMAQNPIQSGLIKPQQSTKDVTSWADLSKLVLNKH, encoded by the coding sequence ATGGCGATCAGCATAAACCCGGATGTAGAGAGTAATCACGAAAATGGGAACTTATCCGTGGACGAAACTAATGATAATGTAAAAACCCCGTTGCTATCGCTTAATTCAACTAGTGTAGATAAAGACATGATTGCTCCGGTTTCTAGGAGTATGTTAAACACAGATCAGCCTAGCGAGTCGAATAGTGTGATAGGgattggtggtgggtggcagttGGCGTATACAAAGACCGAAGACGGGAAGAAAGCGGGCGGGTTGCAGCGGATTTACTTGCACCAGGAGGGTGGTGCAGAATCCAGACGCGGGTCCATTGCTTCACTCCCGGTTGCGGATGATGGTGACGGGGTTCGGGCCTCGGCTCTTGTTAGTAGATCAGTTCTTTGTTTAGATGATACGATGGCTCAGAACCCGATTCAGTCGGGTCTGATCAAACCACAACAGTCTACTAAAGATGTGACAAGTTGGGCTGATCTTTCCAAGCTGGTATTAAACAAGCATTGA